One window from the genome of Phycisphaerales bacterium encodes:
- a CDS encoding phosphatidate cytidylyltransferase, whose translation MRTRLIFGPILIALLVAGLLLDQVLEGAPWPLDYPPLGFDGTAPPGVIVLPVMLAIAALGGRELAIMLKAKGIHASRLTLAIVAMLGLLVSTPLFATLAQGDGAAGLASATAAVVLIGILHHARTMNSQGAMLSIGAVLFAFVYLGLTFGFLLRIRLEHSVYVLFWVLATVKSCDIFAYFTGKAIGKRKLILWLSPGKTWEGLIGGIVGSAVVGGAGLALLTTQIGFNPGGSVLHSAIGGAASGACIGLAGQLGDLMASMMKRDAGIKDSSRLLPGFGGVLDVIDSPILVAPLAYWTLAIWT comes from the coding sequence ATGCGTACGCGGCTCATCTTCGGGCCCATCCTGATCGCCCTGCTCGTCGCCGGTCTGCTGCTCGACCAGGTGCTCGAAGGAGCCCCCTGGCCGCTGGACTACCCGCCGCTGGGCTTCGACGGAACCGCTCCGCCGGGCGTCATCGTGTTGCCCGTGATGCTCGCGATCGCCGCGCTGGGCGGGCGAGAGCTGGCGATCATGCTCAAGGCCAAGGGCATCCACGCGTCGCGCCTGACACTCGCCATCGTCGCCATGCTCGGGCTGCTCGTGTCCACGCCGCTGTTTGCCACGCTCGCCCAGGGAGACGGCGCTGCCGGGCTCGCTTCGGCAACGGCCGCCGTCGTGCTCATCGGCATCCTGCACCACGCCCGTACCATGAACAGCCAAGGCGCCATGCTCAGCATCGGGGCGGTGCTCTTCGCGTTCGTCTATCTCGGGCTGACCTTCGGCTTCCTGCTACGCATCCGCCTCGAGCACAGCGTGTACGTGCTCTTCTGGGTGCTCGCGACGGTCAAGAGCTGCGACATCTTCGCGTACTTCACGGGCAAGGCCATCGGCAAACGCAAGCTCATCCTCTGGCTTAGCCCGGGCAAGACCTGGGAGGGCCTCATCGGCGGCATCGTCGGCTCGGCCGTCGTTGGCGGCGCGGGCCTTGCTTTGCTGACCACGCAGATCGGCTTCAACCCCGGCGGCTCGGTCCTGCACTCGGCCATCGGCGGCGCGGCCAGTGGCGCCTGCATCGGCCTGGCCGGCCAGCTCGGCGACCTCATGGCCTCGATGATGAAGCGCGACGCGGGCATCAAGGACTCGAGCCGCCTGCTGCCCGGCTTCGGCGGCGTGCTCGACGTCATCGATTCCCCGATCCTCGTCGCACCACTTGCATATTGGACGCTGGCCATCTGGACGTAA
- a CDS encoding protein arginine kinase, producing the protein MKEDQGRQGGAGSWLAVAGRAGDVVVSSRVRMARNLAGFRFPNRAPASERTAILVRLKPVVLGARLSPHLEWVDLASTTSGHRASLVEERLISRQHAMGKPGEPMHGRAVAIGLPERRLSIMINEEDHLRLQVIRGGFDLSGAMQEIDAADDAIEQSVDYAFSPRFGYLTACPTNVGTGVRLSVMLHLPALKITREIEKVKRAADDLGLTVRGSYGEGSEATGDFYQISNQTTIGKSEAVLLREMESEIIPMVIAYEHNARDRLMRGGRRGLEDQTWRAVGVLLHARLLSTEEATKLLSRLRLGIALKLVPNLELSLVNQLLVAVQPAHIQKAIGQELTQDQRREARASLLRAKLGEAFASPRQPPRLIRPDRPDPPAGPSNRPEPGEAE; encoded by the coding sequence ATGAAGGAAGACCAGGGCCGACAGGGCGGCGCGGGGAGCTGGCTGGCGGTCGCCGGCCGGGCCGGCGACGTCGTCGTGTCATCCCGGGTGCGCATGGCGCGCAACCTCGCGGGCTTCCGCTTCCCCAATCGAGCGCCCGCGAGCGAGCGCACGGCCATCCTCGTGCGCCTCAAGCCCGTCGTGCTTGGGGCACGCCTGAGCCCGCACCTGGAGTGGGTCGATTTGGCGTCGACGACCTCGGGCCACCGGGCGTCGCTCGTCGAGGAACGGCTCATCAGCCGCCAGCACGCCATGGGCAAGCCCGGCGAGCCGATGCACGGCCGGGCGGTGGCGATCGGCCTGCCCGAGCGTCGGCTCTCCATCATGATCAACGAAGAGGACCACCTGCGCCTGCAAGTGATCCGCGGTGGGTTCGATCTCTCGGGCGCGATGCAGGAGATCGACGCTGCCGACGACGCGATCGAGCAGAGCGTCGACTACGCCTTCAGCCCGCGGTTTGGGTACCTCACGGCGTGCCCGACGAACGTCGGCACCGGCGTGCGGCTGAGCGTCATGCTGCACCTGCCCGCGCTCAAGATCACGCGCGAGATCGAGAAGGTCAAGCGCGCCGCCGACGACCTGGGCCTGACCGTCCGCGGTTCGTATGGCGAGGGCAGCGAGGCGACTGGCGACTTCTACCAGATCAGCAACCAGACGACCATCGGCAAGAGCGAGGCCGTGCTGCTCCGCGAGATGGAGAGCGAGATCATCCCGATGGTCATCGCCTACGAGCACAACGCCCGCGACCGGCTGATGCGTGGCGGACGCCGCGGCCTCGAAGACCAGACCTGGCGGGCCGTGGGCGTGCTGCTGCACGCGCGGCTGCTCAGCACGGAAGAAGCAACGAAGCTGCTCAGCCGGCTGCGCTTGGGCATCGCGCTCAAGCTGGTGCCGAATCTCGAGCTGTCGCTCGTGAACCAATTGCTCGTGGCCGTGCAGCCGGCGCACATTCAGAAGGCGATCGGCCAGGAGCTGACGCAGGACCAACGCCGAGAAGCACGCGCCTCGCTCCTGCGTGCGAAGCTCGGCGAGGCGTTTGCGTCGCCCCGGCAGCCGCCGCGACTGATCAGGCCCGATCGCCCCGACCCGCCCGCGGGGCCGAGCAATCGCCCCGAGCCGGGCGAAGCGGAGTAA
- a CDS encoding L28 family ribosomal protein, translating to MPYECHFTGRKTRFGKSKAYGGAKISKGGFGLKTTGITRRAFRPNLQKVHAIIDGKPTRVLASTRAIKSGLVVKPLKRKYGYTRQQKEQAGG from the coding sequence ATGCCCTATGAATGCCACTTTACCGGACGCAAGACCCGCTTTGGCAAGTCCAAGGCCTACGGCGGCGCCAAGATCTCCAAGGGTGGCTTCGGCCTGAAGACCACCGGCATCACCCGCCGAGCGTTCCGGCCCAACCTCCAGAAGGTCCACGCCATCATCGACGGCAAGCCCACGCGCGTGCTGGCCAGCACCCGTGCGATCAAGAGCGGCCTGGTCGTCAAGCCACTGAAGCGCAAGTACGGCTACACCCGCCAGCAGAAGGAACAGGCCGGCGGCTGA
- a CDS encoding DnaA/Hda family protein yields MAAISRDEVVRSPQAKPASNADVRVHAGKASNAANQAPRLEIAADTAQLPTAQPQYQPQKERVLTRTPGRDAAGERLRTRRVHPGRNGDAPSAEVEATQGAASDAQREQNLERLLAAKVGSLTFERYFQGQAKLERTDDGLEVVVASRFLVPIVENRFRQHLVEIAGGGSVRFVDRPSAFPAARPPKATKVARPKSEAQPKAHTSHAARPQSDRFVRLEDFVVGQSNELAHMAALSISDPGAAPRAGSLLVLHGGCGLGKTHLLRGMAFRYNGLRGSGGKAKYVTAEHFTNGFLAALRTGGTEAFRDKYRGVELLCLDDVHFLATKDATKAELLHTLDQILQGGCRLALASDEHPRQVEGLGKQLVSRLLSGLTIELGEPDQELREAMVRKLARQRGLTLEDDVVAAIATAAAAETQDGPAGSFRDIEGAMARVDAFHNLLGRVGDTPAGDRVAMSTVHQALGVRAQLAPKAGPVRVDAVIEGVCRFMSVGSAEFSGRGRHRRVVLARALVAIISRQLTTASYPEIATAMGRPNHSSIITAVRRIERQIADEERVAVGCEADGQTVGQLADTLARRIRRSGR; encoded by the coding sequence ATGGCAGCGATCAGCAGGGATGAAGTCGTTCGCTCTCCTCAGGCCAAACCAGCGAGCAACGCAGACGTCCGCGTCCACGCCGGCAAGGCCTCGAACGCCGCGAACCAGGCGCCCCGGCTCGAGATCGCCGCCGATACGGCCCAGCTGCCGACCGCCCAGCCGCAGTACCAGCCCCAGAAGGAGCGAGTGCTCACACGCACGCCCGGCCGCGACGCGGCCGGTGAGCGTCTGCGCACCCGCCGCGTCCACCCCGGCCGCAACGGCGACGCACCGTCGGCCGAGGTCGAGGCGACGCAAGGGGCTGCCAGCGATGCCCAACGCGAGCAGAACCTCGAGCGTCTGCTGGCGGCCAAGGTCGGCTCGCTGACGTTCGAGCGATACTTCCAGGGCCAGGCCAAGCTCGAGCGTACCGACGACGGGCTCGAGGTCGTCGTCGCGTCGCGCTTCCTCGTGCCCATCGTCGAGAACCGCTTCCGCCAGCACCTGGTCGAGATCGCCGGCGGCGGCTCGGTCCGCTTCGTCGATCGCCCGTCGGCCTTCCCCGCGGCCCGTCCGCCCAAGGCCACCAAGGTCGCCCGCCCCAAGAGCGAGGCCCAGCCCAAGGCCCACACCTCGCACGCCGCTCGGCCCCAGTCCGACCGCTTCGTGCGGCTCGAGGACTTCGTCGTCGGGCAAAGCAACGAATTGGCCCACATGGCCGCCCTTTCAATCAGCGATCCCGGCGCGGCGCCCCGGGCCGGCAGCCTGCTGGTGCTCCACGGCGGGTGCGGGCTGGGCAAGACCCACCTCCTGCGCGGCATGGCCTTCCGCTACAACGGCCTGCGAGGCTCGGGCGGCAAGGCCAAGTACGTCACCGCCGAGCACTTCACCAACGGCTTCCTGGCCGCCCTGCGTACCGGCGGCACCGAGGCCTTCCGCGACAAATACCGCGGCGTCGAGCTGCTCTGCCTCGACGACGTGCACTTCCTGGCCACCAAGGACGCTACCAAGGCCGAGCTGCTGCACACGCTCGACCAGATCCTCCAGGGCGGCTGCCGCCTTGCGCTCGCGAGCGACGAGCACCCGCGTCAGGTCGAGGGGCTGGGCAAGCAGCTCGTCAGCCGCCTGCTCTCGGGGCTGACCATCGAGCTGGGCGAGCCCGACCAGGAGCTGCGCGAGGCGATGGTGCGCAAGCTGGCCCGCCAGCGTGGCCTCACGCTCGAAGACGACGTAGTCGCCGCCATCGCGACCGCCGCCGCCGCCGAGACCCAAGACGGCCCGGCCGGCTCGTTCCGCGACATCGAGGGCGCCATGGCCCGCGTCGATGCCTTCCACAACCTGCTGGGCCGCGTGGGCGACACGCCCGCGGGCGATCGCGTGGCGATGTCGACCGTGCACCAGGCCCTGGGCGTTCGTGCCCAGCTGGCACCAAAGGCCGGCCCGGTGCGCGTCGACGCGGTCATCGAGGGTGTGTGCCGCTTCATGAGCGTCGGCAGCGCCGAGTTCTCCGGCCGCGGCCGCCACCGAAGGGTGGTGCTGGCCCGAGCCCTGGTCGCGATCATCTCCCGCCAGCTCACCACCGCGAGCTATCCCGAGATCGCCACGGCGATGGGCCGGCCGAATCACTCCTCGATCATCACCGCCGTTCGGCGCATCGAGCGCCAGATTGCCGATGAAGAGCGCGTGGCGGTGGGGTGCGAGGCAGACGGGCAGACCGTTGGCCAGCTCGCCGACACGCTGGCTCGGCGGATCCGTCGCTCGGGGCGATAA
- a CDS encoding GNAT family N-acetyltransferase, translating into MDASGFSDQPDHEPAPLRPEFYLQAAERLIDATGPMARQAAQRLIDAGPDSGISFAHAFATIDPDVHAVRELAIAVPAPGRSALVFLSRPNAGETRSQERAACARALTSHLAGLPGQPFDIAQSLPGSNERWAVDALTDARWQIVGTLAYMRRPVGPQDAPKPSVLRGRQPQRELPDGVEVEPISIPDPGSPRHEDLVEALNDSYSDTLDCPALCGMRRTSDILASHAAIGRPELALWSIVSHEGRPAGAMLLACLPEQRCYELVYIGLGPSLRGRGLGESLLESAIEQIAARLKRAPRSGRWSLTCAVDTANAPAVRLYERVGFMSFDRRVACVHGLDRVLSTGALES; encoded by the coding sequence ATGGACGCGAGCGGTTTCTCCGACCAGCCCGACCACGAGCCGGCCCCGCTGCGGCCCGAGTTCTACCTGCAGGCCGCCGAGCGGCTCATCGATGCGACCGGTCCCATGGCCCGCCAGGCCGCCCAGCGGCTGATCGATGCCGGGCCAGACTCGGGCATCTCCTTCGCCCACGCCTTCGCCACGATCGATCCCGACGTCCATGCCGTCCGCGAGCTCGCGATCGCGGTACCGGCCCCCGGGCGCAGCGCGTTGGTCTTCCTCAGCCGACCCAATGCGGGCGAGACACGGTCCCAGGAACGTGCCGCCTGTGCTCGGGCCCTCACGTCCCACTTAGCTGGCCTGCCGGGCCAGCCCTTCGACATCGCCCAGTCGCTGCCGGGCTCGAACGAACGCTGGGCGGTCGACGCGCTGACTGACGCGCGATGGCAGATCGTGGGTACTCTTGCCTACATGCGGCGGCCCGTCGGCCCTCAGGACGCGCCCAAGCCCTCGGTGCTCCGCGGACGTCAACCCCAACGCGAGCTCCCCGACGGCGTCGAGGTCGAGCCCATCTCGATCCCCGATCCCGGCTCGCCGCGGCACGAAGACCTCGTCGAAGCGCTCAACGACTCGTATTCCGACACGCTCGACTGCCCCGCCCTGTGCGGGATGCGCCGCACAAGCGACATCCTCGCGTCGCACGCGGCGATCGGCCGACCCGAGCTCGCCTTGTGGTCGATCGTGTCGCACGAGGGCCGCCCGGCAGGGGCCATGCTGCTCGCGTGCCTGCCCGAGCAGCGTTGCTACGAGCTGGTGTACATCGGGCTGGGGCCTTCCCTGCGAGGGCGTGGGCTCGGGGAATCGCTCCTCGAGAGCGCCATCGAGCAGATCGCGGCGCGCCTGAAGCGCGCACCGCGGTCGGGCCGCTGGTCGCTCACGTGTGCGGTCGATACGGCCAATGCGCCCGCCGTGCGCCTCTACGAGCGTGTTGGCTTCATGTCGTTCGACCGGCGCGTCGCGTGCGTGCACGGGCTCGATCGCGTGTTGTCCACCGGTGCGCTCGAGTCGTAG
- a CDS encoding UvrB/UvrC motif-containing protein codes for MKCDLCDAEATVHETQIVNGQVMVRRLCERHAAEVGLTGHSSVSIPAGGSSVVLSVQQQGSGLKCGTCGLSFAAFRQHGLLGCSGCYEAFEDKLSPLIERAHQGSTHHIGKTPKRMLATAREGDQEAIERVLGGAKERAERVALLRKQLEEAISMEQYERAAALRDELRPLEGEEREPSGGGAGGPA; via the coding sequence GTGAAGTGCGACCTGTGCGATGCCGAAGCGACCGTCCACGAGACGCAGATCGTCAACGGCCAGGTGATGGTGCGCCGGCTGTGCGAGCGGCATGCCGCCGAGGTCGGCCTGACCGGGCACTCCAGTGTCTCGATCCCCGCCGGCGGCTCGTCGGTCGTCTTGAGCGTGCAACAGCAAGGCTCGGGTCTGAAGTGCGGCACCTGCGGGCTGTCGTTCGCGGCATTCCGCCAGCACGGGCTGCTGGGCTGCTCGGGCTGCTACGAGGCGTTCGAGGACAAGCTCTCGCCGCTCATCGAGCGTGCCCACCAGGGCAGCACCCACCACATCGGCAAGACGCCCAAGCGCATGCTGGCGACGGCCCGCGAGGGTGATCAAGAGGCCATCGAGCGCGTGCTCGGCGGCGCCAAGGAACGGGCCGAGCGGGTGGCGCTCCTGCGTAAGCAGCTCGAAGAGGCGATCTCGATGGAGCAGTACGAGCGGGCCGCGGCGCTCCGCGACGAGCTGCGGCCGCTCGAGGGCGAAGAGCGAGAGCCATCTGGCGGCGGGGCTGGCGGGCCGGCATGA
- a CDS encoding bL27 family ribosomal protein, translating to MAHKKGQGSSKNGRDSNPQYRGIKLYGGEFAQPGNVLVRQCGTKFQPGFGVQRGKDDTLFSVSTGKVVFQGRRVHIDPIEDDAPRPRWLTQYRAAQAS from the coding sequence ATGGCACATAAAAAGGGCCAGGGATCGTCGAAGAACGGTCGCGACTCGAACCCCCAGTACCGGGGCATCAAGCTCTACGGCGGCGAATTCGCCCAGCCCGGCAACGTGCTCGTGCGCCAGTGCGGCACGAAGTTCCAGCCCGGCTTCGGCGTGCAGCGGGGCAAGGACGACACGCTCTTCAGCGTCAGCACGGGCAAGGTCGTGTTCCAGGGTCGCCGCGTCCACATCGACCCGATCGAGGACGACGCGCCGCGGCCGCGCTGGCTGACGCAGTATCGCGCGGCTCAGGCGAGCTGA
- a CDS encoding DEAD/DEAH box helicase, with translation MVTTATRRRPACLHAAWCAGRLWLWAEVAPARQDDAASWIADADLMERVISALGSSVAANAKAGEVELRLPHGGRAPSPAMARAAGVVDRPEGEADFESFKAPGFSVGPEHVAMVLDAVNDLSSEASEASLGGGRFELPESTSGGSVAVLVASTLRHFVLSLSLVRQLVIQQRFVPSLRQHPDGRLLGSWQPWLADEHTARVTSDLLRAMPLASSAGVDDLEHDPWLVLSDFLSLVLDAQARAAFDREKLAEAVEDKTHDTHVAWLRGLLDGDVESDIKPGERTDAARGVRRWLARLEERGASALWRLCLKLHEPVNTEELPDLQPPPSDTRWALTFHLRAVGTENVEVDADEVWSLTGRGVTVEGRQLDDPQQLLLSELGRASRLYDKLEGALRQSEPTQLELNTKQAYQFLRDTAPVLGEQGITVVAPPWWDSPSIRVGATLRLDSDPLESLQGDAEGWGVVPEGDAGPPGSPHAHKSQLGLQTLVRYSWEISLGGLKLTLAEFEKLAKDGSAPLVRVGGQWAEVRAEDVKAAARFIREHPGGEMTVLEAIRMAHGSMDEEGAALPIVGIETSGWLGAVFGSSDQSQSLPEVEAPPTFHGELRPYQLRGVAWMSFLERFGFGACLADDMGLGKTIQVLALLARERYLHSQGPYAEAPVPPTLAIVPMSVLGNWEHEARKFCPSLKVMVHHGAERLQDDAFIAKAGDTDVVLTTYALAHRDHDLLTRMPWRRIVLDEAQNIKNPAAKQAQSVRQLQADHRLTLTGTPVENRLSELWSIIDFCNPGYLGTIGNFRRRFSLPIERYSDKGRREQLRRLVRPFILRRLKTDEGVAGDLPEKVESREYCHLTSEQAALYEATVNTMLRDIDRVEGMHRRGMVLSTLIRLKQICNHPAQLLKDHDFGQPGAPDATRSGKCVRLIEMLQEVLASNEQALLFTQFRQMGRLLVPLLQQELGKPVLFLHGGTTQKQRQELINKFQSADGTAPLLILSLKAGGVGLNLTAATHVFHFDRWWNPAVENQATDRAYRIGQTRRVQVHKFVVRGTLEERIDAMIEQKTELAEQIVGAGERWLTELDTGQLRDLLTLRGDAVGDDEAA, from the coding sequence ATGGTGACGACCGCGACGCGGCGACGGCCGGCGTGCCTGCACGCGGCGTGGTGCGCCGGACGGCTGTGGCTTTGGGCCGAAGTGGCGCCGGCGCGCCAGGACGACGCGGCGTCGTGGATCGCCGATGCCGATCTGATGGAGCGCGTCATCAGCGCGCTCGGTTCGAGCGTCGCAGCGAACGCAAAGGCCGGAGAGGTGGAGCTGCGCCTTCCGCACGGCGGACGCGCACCGAGCCCGGCCATGGCGCGGGCGGCGGGCGTCGTGGATCGGCCCGAAGGCGAGGCGGACTTCGAGTCGTTCAAGGCGCCCGGCTTCAGCGTCGGGCCCGAGCACGTGGCGATGGTGCTCGACGCGGTGAACGACCTGTCGAGCGAGGCATCCGAAGCGTCGCTGGGCGGGGGGCGCTTCGAACTGCCCGAATCGACGTCCGGCGGATCGGTGGCCGTGCTGGTGGCGTCGACGCTGCGGCACTTCGTGTTGTCGCTCAGCCTGGTGCGCCAGCTCGTCATCCAGCAGCGGTTCGTGCCGAGCCTGCGGCAGCACCCCGACGGGCGATTGCTGGGGAGCTGGCAGCCCTGGCTGGCCGACGAGCACACCGCGCGCGTGACGAGCGACCTGCTCCGCGCGATGCCGCTGGCCAGCAGCGCGGGCGTCGACGACCTCGAGCACGACCCGTGGCTCGTGCTGAGTGACTTCCTCTCGCTCGTGCTCGATGCGCAGGCTCGCGCGGCGTTCGATCGCGAGAAGCTGGCCGAGGCCGTCGAGGACAAGACGCACGACACGCACGTGGCGTGGCTGCGCGGCCTGCTCGACGGCGACGTCGAGTCGGACATCAAGCCCGGCGAGCGCACCGACGCGGCCCGGGGCGTCCGCCGCTGGCTCGCGCGCCTCGAGGAACGCGGTGCGAGCGCGCTGTGGCGCCTGTGCCTGAAGCTGCACGAGCCGGTCAACACCGAGGAGCTGCCCGACCTGCAGCCCCCGCCCAGCGACACGCGGTGGGCGCTGACGTTCCACCTGCGGGCGGTGGGCACCGAGAACGTCGAGGTCGACGCCGACGAGGTGTGGAGCCTGACGGGCCGGGGCGTGACGGTCGAGGGCCGCCAGCTTGACGATCCGCAGCAGCTGTTGCTCAGCGAGCTCGGCCGCGCGTCGCGCTTGTATGACAAGCTCGAGGGTGCGCTCCGACAGAGCGAGCCGACGCAGCTCGAACTCAACACCAAGCAGGCGTACCAGTTCTTGCGCGATACGGCGCCGGTGCTGGGCGAGCAGGGCATCACCGTCGTCGCGCCGCCTTGGTGGGACTCGCCGAGCATCCGCGTTGGTGCCACGCTGCGGCTCGATAGTGATCCGCTCGAGAGCCTGCAGGGCGATGCCGAGGGCTGGGGCGTCGTTCCGGAGGGCGACGCCGGACCGCCGGGCTCGCCGCACGCGCACAAGAGCCAGCTTGGCTTGCAGACGCTGGTGCGCTACTCGTGGGAGATCTCGCTCGGCGGGCTGAAGCTCACGCTGGCCGAGTTCGAGAAGCTGGCCAAGGACGGGTCGGCCCCGCTCGTGCGCGTGGGCGGGCAGTGGGCCGAGGTGCGCGCAGAAGACGTCAAGGCCGCCGCGCGATTCATCCGCGAGCACCCCGGCGGCGAGATGACCGTGCTCGAGGCCATCCGCATGGCCCACGGCTCGATGGACGAAGAAGGCGCGGCGCTCCCGATCGTGGGCATCGAGACCAGCGGCTGGCTGGGCGCGGTGTTCGGCTCGAGCGACCAGAGCCAGAGCCTGCCCGAGGTCGAGGCCCCGCCGACGTTCCACGGCGAGCTGCGCCCCTACCAGCTCCGCGGCGTCGCGTGGATGAGCTTCCTCGAGCGCTTCGGCTTCGGCGCCTGCCTCGCGGACGACATGGGCCTGGGCAAGACGATCCAGGTGCTGGCGCTGCTGGCGCGCGAGCGGTACCTGCACAGCCAGGGGCCGTACGCCGAGGCTCCGGTGCCGCCGACGCTGGCGATCGTGCCGATGAGCGTCCTGGGCAACTGGGAGCACGAGGCGCGCAAGTTCTGTCCTTCCCTGAAGGTCATGGTGCACCATGGTGCCGAGCGATTGCAGGACGACGCCTTCATCGCCAAGGCCGGCGACACCGACGTGGTGCTGACGACCTACGCGCTGGCCCACCGCGACCACGACCTGCTCACGCGCATGCCGTGGCGGCGCATCGTGCTCGACGAGGCGCAGAACATCAAGAACCCCGCGGCCAAGCAAGCCCAGAGCGTGCGGCAGCTCCAGGCCGACCATCGCCTGACGCTGACGGGTACGCCCGTCGAGAACCGGCTGAGCGAGCTCTGGTCGATCATCGACTTCTGTAATCCCGGCTATCTCGGCACGATCGGCAACTTCCGCCGTCGCTTCAGCCTGCCCATCGAGCGCTACAGCGACAAGGGGCGGCGCGAGCAGCTCCGGCGTTTGGTCCGGCCGTTCATCCTGCGGCGCCTCAAGACCGACGAGGGCGTGGCGGGCGACCTGCCCGAGAAGGTCGAGAGCCGCGAGTACTGCCACCTGACGAGCGAGCAGGCGGCGCTGTACGAGGCGACCGTCAACACGATGCTGCGTGACATCGACCGCGTTGAGGGCATGCACCGCCGCGGCATGGTGCTGTCGACGCTCATCCGCCTCAAGCAGATCTGCAACCACCCGGCGCAGCTCTTGAAGGACCACGACTTCGGGCAGCCCGGGGCGCCGGACGCGACGCGCAGCGGCAAGTGCGTGCGGCTGATCGAGATGCTGCAGGAAGTGCTCGCGTCCAACGAGCAAGCACTGCTGTTCACGCAGTTCCGCCAGATGGGGCGGCTGCTCGTGCCGCTGCTCCAGCAAGAGCTGGGCAAGCCCGTGCTGTTCCTTCACGGCGGGACGACGCAGAAGCAGCGTCAGGAGCTCATCAACAAGTTCCAGAGCGCCGACGGCACGGCTCCGCTGCTCATCCTGAGCCTCAAGGCCGGCGGCGTGGGCCTGAACCTGACCGCCGCCACGCACGTGTTCCACTTTGATCGCTGGTGGAACCCGGCCGTGGAGAACCAGGCGACCGACCGGGCGTACCGCATCGGGCAGACGCGCAGGGTGCAGGTGCACAAGTTCGTGGTGCGCGGCACGCTGGAGGAACGCATCGACGCGATGATCGAGCAGAAGACCGAGCTTGCCGAGCAGATCGTGGGCGCCGGCGAGCGCTGGCTGACCGAGCTCGATACCGGCCAGCTCCGCGACCTGCTGACGCTCCGCGGCGACGCCGTCGGCGACGACGAGGCGGCATGA
- a CDS encoding DegT/DnrJ/EryC1/StrS family aminotransferase, translating to MHSSDQSRPSRRPTAGTEIALSGPDITDLEIDAVVRVLRSGRLSIGPMQEAFEALVSEAAGCDHGVAVNSGTSGLHLALLALGIGPGDEVITTPFSFVASANAILYVGATPKFVDLCPRSLNMDPDKVEQAIGPRTKAIMAVEALGNPTHMDRYAAIANKNEIHLIEDCCEALGTTYKGRKCGSFGRVGVFGFYPNKQITTGEGGMIVTDDQNLADLCRSLRNQGRSMPSELAQEGSSGLGLWLSHERLGYNYRLSEIACALGVAQMRRFDEIVEARRRVASEYLDRLLGIPGIILPTIESGTSMSWFVFTVRLERGYTAEERDRIIEGLRNHDVGCAPYFPSIHLMPEYVRRFGYERGAFPIAESVSDRTIALPFHGGLTERDIDLVAQTLSLMLSRENLARG from the coding sequence GTGCATTCGAGCGACCAATCCAGGCCTTCACGCCGTCCGACCGCCGGCACCGAGATCGCCCTGAGCGGGCCCGACATCACCGACCTGGAGATCGACGCGGTCGTCCGCGTGCTGCGGTCGGGCCGGCTGAGCATCGGGCCGATGCAGGAGGCCTTCGAGGCCCTCGTCAGCGAGGCCGCCGGCTGCGACCACGGCGTAGCGGTCAACAGCGGGACCAGCGGCCTGCACCTGGCGCTGCTGGCCCTGGGCATCGGGCCGGGCGACGAGGTCATCACCACGCCGTTCAGCTTCGTGGCCAGCGCCAACGCCATCCTCTATGTCGGCGCGACGCCCAAGTTCGTCGACCTCTGCCCGCGCAGCCTGAACATGGACCCCGACAAGGTCGAGCAGGCCATCGGCCCGCGCACCAAGGCCATCATGGCCGTCGAGGCCCTGGGCAACCCCACGCACATGGATCGCTACGCGGCCATCGCGAACAAGAACGAGATCCACCTCATCGAGGACTGCTGCGAGGCGCTGGGCACGACCTACAAGGGCCGCAAGTGCGGCAGCTTCGGCAGGGTGGGCGTCTTCGGCTTCTACCCCAACAAGCAGATCACTACCGGCGAGGGCGGCATGATCGTCACCGACGATCAAAACCTGGCCGACCTCTGCCGCAGCCTGCGCAACCAGGGCCGGTCGATGCCCTCCGAGCTCGCCCAGGAGGGCAGCAGCGGGCTGGGCCTCTGGCTGAGCCACGAGCGTTTGGGGTACAACTACCGGCTGAGCGAGATCGCCTGCGCCCTGGGCGTGGCGCAAATGCGCCGGTTCGACGAGATCGTCGAGGCCCGCCGCCGCGTCGCCAGCGAGTACCTCGACCGCCTGCTGGGCATCCCGGGGATCATCCTGCCGACCATCGAGAGCGGCACCAGCATGAGCTGGTTCGTGTTCACCGTCCGGCTGGAGCGCGGCTACACGGCCGAGGAGCGCGACCGCATCATCGAGGGTTTGCGCAACCACGACGTGGGCTGCGCGCCGTATTTCCCCAGCATCCATCTCATGCCCGAGTACGTCCGCCGCTTCGGCTACGAGCGTGGGGCCTTCCCGATCGCCGAGAGCGTGTCGGACCGCACCATCGCCCTGCCGTTCCATGGCGGCCTGACCGAGCGCGACATCGACCTGGTCGCCCAAACGCTGAGCCTGATGCTCTCGCGCGAGAACCTGGCGCGGGGCTAG